A window from Ictalurus furcatus strain D&B chromosome 16, Billie_1.0, whole genome shotgun sequence encodes these proteins:
- the slc27a6 gene encoding long-chain fatty acid transport protein 6 isoform X1: MLFTWVSAVLTGIFSVHIVQRLCFPFFWKDLFFLLKLIRYGARLELYKKTSKVVTVMDRFVQQAQMIPDKTFLIWEGCTYTYRDIDKRSNRVARALQRHSTVKRGDTVALLMNNEPDFLCVWFGLNKLGCAVAFLNTNIKSRSLLHCFNSCGAKLLVVGADLLDTLKDVLPNLQEDNISVWAVKQDISHPGVHCLLDKLEQASCEPMPAELRSATSLKTTTLYIFTSGTTGLPKAAVITHLQSLKASAGFWAYGGTAEDVIYTPLPLYHSAASLVGIGGTIELGATCVLKKKFSASQFWNDCRKYNITIFQYIGELCRYLCNQPQAENEKDHKVRMGVGNGLRQDVWREFHRRFGEIRMCELYGSTEGNLCFMNHIGKIGAVGRSNFFYKILFKYDLVKYDMAKDEPVKDEQGFCQRVDKGEMGLLLSQISSQTPFFGYAGSKQLTEKKLMRNVFKKGDAYFNTGDLMAEDQDNFISFKDRVGDTFRWKGENVATTEVAEILGLLDFIQEVNVYGVEVPGHEGRAGMASVIIRPDCVFDGKKLFENIMDHLPAYARPLFIRIQESMEMTGTFKQLKFCLVKSGFNPATISDPLYFLDYTEKCYIPLTDSIYDSIVSGQRKL; this comes from the exons ATGCTTTTCACATGGGTGAGCGCTGTGCTCACGGGAATCTTCTCGGTGCACATCGTCCAGCGCCTGTGTTTCCCGTTCTTCTGGAAAGATCTCTTCTTCTTGTTAAAACTGATCCGATATGGAGCTCGCCTAGAGCTCTACAAGAAGACATCGAAAGTCGTGACCGTGATGGACCGTTTCGTGCAACAGGCGCAGATGATCCCTGACAAGACCTTTCTGATCTGGGAAGGCTGCACGTACACGTACCGGGACATAGACAAGCGGAGTAACCGTGTGGCGCGCGCGCTGCAGCGGCACAGCACCGTGAAGAGGGGCGACACTGTGGCATTGCTTATGAACAACGAGCCCGATTTCCTCTGCGTGTGGTTCGGTCTGAACAAGCTGGGGTGTGCGGTAGCCTTTCTCAACACTAACATAAAATCCAGGTCCCTGTTGCACTGTTTCAACTCATGCGGGGCCAAACTGCTGGTGGTCGGGGCGG ACCTGTTGGACACCTTGAAGGACGTCCTGCCAAATCTGCAGGAGGACAATATTTCAGTGTGGGCAGTGAAGCAGGACATCTCCCATCCAGGGGTCCATTGCCTGTTGGACAAGCTAGAGCAGGCCTCATGTGAACCAATGCCTGCTGAGCTCAGATCAGCCACCTCTCTTAAAACTACAACACTTTATATCTTCACTTCAGGGACTACAG GGTTACCCAAAGCTGCTGTGATCACTCACCTGCAGTCTCTCAAGGCCTCGGCTGGGTTCTGGGCGTATGGCGGCACTGCAGAAGACGTGATTTACACACCACTGCCACTCTACCACAGCGCAGCCTCTCTCGTAGGCATCGGCGGCACTATAGAGCTGG GTGCAACGTGTGTTTTGAAGAAGAAATTTTCCGCCTCACAGTTTTGGAACGACTGTCGAAAGTACAACATTACCATCTTCCAGTATATCGGGGAGCTGTGCCGCTATCTGTGCAATCAACCCCAG GCAGAGAATGAGAAGGATCATAAAGTGCGAATGGGTGTGGGAAACGGCCTCCGCCAGGATGTATGGAGAGAATTCCACAGACGTTTTGGAGAGATCCGCATGTGTGAGCTGTACGGCTCCACCGAGGGAAACCTCTGCTTCATGAACCATATCGGCAAGATCGGAGCAGTCGGTCGCTCTAACTTCTTCTACAAG ATCCTGTTTAAGTATGATTTGGTGAAATATGACATGGCAAAAGATGAACCTGTGAAAGATGAACAGGGTTTCTGTCAGCGGGTTGATAAAG GTGAGATGGGTTTGCTGTTGTCCCAAATCAGTTCCCAAACTCCATTCTTTGGCTATGCTGGGAGCAAACAGCTAACTGAGAAAAAGCTCATGAGGAATGTGTTTAAGAAAGGAGATGCCTATTTCAACACGGGCGACCTGATGGCCGAGGACCAGGACAACTTCATCAGCTTTAAGGACCGAGTGGGCGACACTTTCAG GTGGAAGGGTGAAAATGTGGCCACCACTGAGGTGGCAGAGATTCTTGGACTGCTGGACTTTATTCAGGAAGTCAATGTGTATGGAGTGGAGGTTCCAG GCCATGAGGGTCGAGCTGGCATGGCTTCAGTGATCATTAGGCCTGATTGCGTGTTTGACGGAAAGAAGCTGTTTGAGAACATCATGGATCACCTACCAGCCTATGCCCGCCCTCTCTTCATCAGAATACAG
- the slc27a6 gene encoding long-chain fatty acid transport protein 6 isoform X2, producing the protein MLFTWVSAVLTGIFSVHIVQRLCFPFFWKDLFFLLKLIRYGARLELYKKTSKVVTVMDRFVQQAQMIPDKTFLIWEGCTYTYRDIDKRSNRVARALQRHSTVKRGDTVALLMNNEPDFLCVWFGLNKLGCAVAFLNTNIKSRSLLHCFNSCGAKLLVVGADLLDTLKDVLPNLQEDNISVWAVKQDISHPGVHCLLDKLEQASCEPMPAELRSATSLKTTTLYIFTSGTTGLPKAAVITHLQSLKASAGFWAYGGTAEDVIYTPLPLYHSAASLVGIGGTIELGATCVLKKKFSASQFWNDCRKYNITIFQYIGELCRYLCNQPQAENEKDHKVRMGVGNGLRQDVWREFHRRFGEIRMCELYGSTEGNLCFMNHIGKIGAVGRSNFFYKILFKYDLVKYDMAKDEPVKDEQGFCQRVDKGEMGLLLSQISSQTPFFGYAGSKQLTEKKLMRNVFKKGDAYFNTGDLMAEDQDNFISFKDRVGDTFRWKGENVATTEVAEILGLLDFIQEVNVYGVEVPE; encoded by the exons ATGCTTTTCACATGGGTGAGCGCTGTGCTCACGGGAATCTTCTCGGTGCACATCGTCCAGCGCCTGTGTTTCCCGTTCTTCTGGAAAGATCTCTTCTTCTTGTTAAAACTGATCCGATATGGAGCTCGCCTAGAGCTCTACAAGAAGACATCGAAAGTCGTGACCGTGATGGACCGTTTCGTGCAACAGGCGCAGATGATCCCTGACAAGACCTTTCTGATCTGGGAAGGCTGCACGTACACGTACCGGGACATAGACAAGCGGAGTAACCGTGTGGCGCGCGCGCTGCAGCGGCACAGCACCGTGAAGAGGGGCGACACTGTGGCATTGCTTATGAACAACGAGCCCGATTTCCTCTGCGTGTGGTTCGGTCTGAACAAGCTGGGGTGTGCGGTAGCCTTTCTCAACACTAACATAAAATCCAGGTCCCTGTTGCACTGTTTCAACTCATGCGGGGCCAAACTGCTGGTGGTCGGGGCGG ACCTGTTGGACACCTTGAAGGACGTCCTGCCAAATCTGCAGGAGGACAATATTTCAGTGTGGGCAGTGAAGCAGGACATCTCCCATCCAGGGGTCCATTGCCTGTTGGACAAGCTAGAGCAGGCCTCATGTGAACCAATGCCTGCTGAGCTCAGATCAGCCACCTCTCTTAAAACTACAACACTTTATATCTTCACTTCAGGGACTACAG GGTTACCCAAAGCTGCTGTGATCACTCACCTGCAGTCTCTCAAGGCCTCGGCTGGGTTCTGGGCGTATGGCGGCACTGCAGAAGACGTGATTTACACACCACTGCCACTCTACCACAGCGCAGCCTCTCTCGTAGGCATCGGCGGCACTATAGAGCTGG GTGCAACGTGTGTTTTGAAGAAGAAATTTTCCGCCTCACAGTTTTGGAACGACTGTCGAAAGTACAACATTACCATCTTCCAGTATATCGGGGAGCTGTGCCGCTATCTGTGCAATCAACCCCAG GCAGAGAATGAGAAGGATCATAAAGTGCGAATGGGTGTGGGAAACGGCCTCCGCCAGGATGTATGGAGAGAATTCCACAGACGTTTTGGAGAGATCCGCATGTGTGAGCTGTACGGCTCCACCGAGGGAAACCTCTGCTTCATGAACCATATCGGCAAGATCGGAGCAGTCGGTCGCTCTAACTTCTTCTACAAG ATCCTGTTTAAGTATGATTTGGTGAAATATGACATGGCAAAAGATGAACCTGTGAAAGATGAACAGGGTTTCTGTCAGCGGGTTGATAAAG GTGAGATGGGTTTGCTGTTGTCCCAAATCAGTTCCCAAACTCCATTCTTTGGCTATGCTGGGAGCAAACAGCTAACTGAGAAAAAGCTCATGAGGAATGTGTTTAAGAAAGGAGATGCCTATTTCAACACGGGCGACCTGATGGCCGAGGACCAGGACAACTTCATCAGCTTTAAGGACCGAGTGGGCGACACTTTCAG GTGGAAGGGTGAAAATGTGGCCACCACTGAGGTGGCAGAGATTCTTGGACTGCTGGACTTTATTCAGGAAGTCAATGTGTATGGAGTGGAGGTTCCAG aataa